A genomic region of Homalodisca vitripennis isolate AUS2020 chromosome 5, UT_GWSS_2.1, whole genome shotgun sequence contains the following coding sequences:
- the LOC124363029 gene encoding 26S proteasome regulatory subunit 7 — protein sequence MPDYLGDDMRKTKDEKEGEEKEIKSLDEADIALLKSYGQGQYTKSVKTVEDDIQTVIKRVNELTGIKESDTGLAPPALWDLAADKQTLQNEQPLQVARCTKIINADSDDPKYIINVKQFAKFVVDLADSVAPTDIEEGMRVGVDRNKYQIHIPLPPKIDPTVTMMQVEEKPDVTYSDVGGCKEQIEKLREVVETPLLHPEKFVNLGIEPPKGVLLFGPPGTGKTLCARAVANRTDACFIRVIGSELVQKYVGEGARMVRELFEMARSKKACLIFFDEIDAIGGARFDDGAGGDNEVQRTMLELINQLDGFDPRGNIKVLMATNRPDTLDPALMRPGRLDRKVEFGLPDLEGRTHIFKIHARSMSVERDIRFELLARLCPNSTGAEIRSVCTEAGMFAIRARRKVATEKDFLEAVNKVIKSYAKFSATPRYMTYN from the exons ATGCCAGACTATTTAGGGGATGATATGAGAAAAACAAAAGATGAGAAAGAAGGAgaagagaaagaaataaaat cCTTGGATGAAGCAGACATTGCTCTCCTAAAGTCATAT GGCCAAGGTCAATACACCAAGAGCGTGAAGACGGTAGAAGATGACATCCAAACAGTGATCAAGCGGGTGAACGAGCTAACTGGGATCAAAGAGTCAGACACTGGACTGGCTCCCCCCGCCCTCTGGGACCTCGCAGCAGACAAACAGACACTGCAGAATGAACAGCCTCTGCAGGTCGCCCGATGCACCAAGATCATCAATGCAGACTCTGATGACCCGAAATACATAATCAACGTGAAGCAGTTTGCCAAATTTGTTGTGGATTTGGCGGATTCTGTCGCGCCCACTGATATTGAGGAGGGCATGCGAGTCGG AGTGGACAGGAATAAATACCAGATACACATCCCGCTACCACCTAAGATAGATCCGACGGTGACTATGATGCAGGTGGAGGAGAAACCTGATGTGACTTACAGTGATGTGGGAGGCTGTAAGGAACAGATCGAAAAATTACGGGAAGTCGTGGAAACTCCTCTACTGCAT CCTGAAAAGTTTGTTAATCTGGGAATCGAGCCACCGAAAGGAGTGTTGCTGTTTGGACCACCTGGGACTGGCAAGACTCTGTGTGCACGAGCTGTGGCCAACCGCACTGACGCCTGCTTCATTCGCGTCATTGGATCCGAGTTAGTCCAGAAATACGTAGGAGAG GGAGCAAGAATGGTGAGGGAACTGTTTGAGATGGCTCGAAGCAAGAAGGCGTGTCTGATTTTCTTTGATGAAATTGATGCCATCGGCGGAGCCAGGTTCGACGATGGGGCAGGTGGCGATAACGAGGTACAGCGGACGATGCTGGAGCTCATTAACCAATTGGACGGCTTTGATCCACGTGGCAATATCAAG GTGCTGATGGCCACTAATCGACCTGATACGCTCGACCCTGCTCTGATGCGACCGGGCAGACTCGACCGCAAGGTGGAGTTCGGTCTCCCAGATCTTGAGGGCCGCACCCACATCTTCAAAATTCACGCCAGATCCATGAGCGTTGAGCGAGACATCCGCTTTGAGCTTCTAGCTAGGCTCTGCCCCAATAGTACAG GAGCGGAGATTCGTTCTGTGTGCACGGAGGCTGGCATGTTTGCTATCCGAGCTCGGCGTAAGGTTGCCACTGAAAAAGACTTCCTCGAAGCTGTAAACAAGGTCATAAAGTCCTACGCCAAGTTCTCAGCAACACCCCGCTACATGACCTACAATTAA